A window of Candidatus Thermoplasmatota archaeon contains these coding sequences:
- a CDS encoding FtsX-like permease family protein — translation MKGLRKLPMLGRLARRYALGHRKQTARAVLGLVVVTVVLVGGLGMGESMTASLKRATESVYGPVDIVAEGWAPAGRDAVAEALSDPALARYGFAGAPSLATRAIAAHPAAGLAEGTAMIRGAEAGEARALGPLVDREGRAVAEPRAGQVVLSETLAKRLGATHGSKLRFYAAPPGYDFEPRVDRENLTGVAGLPQSLGAQHMVEVRKDAVLLAVGVGWTGAPGTTVTISARDPSGRVHANASAASQTELVIAGDIAPGTWVITVTATNPTPYIGGRAVAYIPSDLFSRSLVLDATVSGIAEDGGRVGPPGPPVALVPLADLQAAVQSDDVVTHVLARAPVDPARAAIALETALEKKHANFRASAAKLDSLERAEMAGTGIAGFLLVMGGFTLVAGILLAFALFSALVESRRAELGIGRALGLTRGNVSLAMTLEGAIYAGAAALVGLAVGVALVAGLLAGLTAAFESEGAPRLVLSIAPTTLGLAFVVGTLIPLVTIGVASLRFARLDPARAIRGIPEDPRARRRSGLAGAIALALPGAAMALSDPWHLAGVPLLAFAAALGLSAFRLGWLGLAVALAGMAWTLQSLYSFDDWTGRGMLDPMVTMLRGAILAVGLAATAVVSRRPLESLARLVSRGKRRRASFIALRYLVAKRGSAGLTMSMIALVTLVVTVMGTLFLLFGGTIMADQGGYDIVGETMPGTLIPEANPPAAVARDVEAFVIVASHQSLTGIPIMGANDDGVNVDRFVGVTAAFAATQRFELVDRSPLYATDEAAWRAVADGRAIILHAYLPLEDFGGSRRVTLDPGGTPREVEIAGWLGETWYDGAVLVADSWVREQGFMLSTRAYVRTADGADSGTVARALTAHYAERGLVFTSLEEEGRRMAAGMQAFVLVLESFLALGLFVGLAATGFLASRAVHERGREIGTLRALGFEERDVSRAFMMESLLVALGGLLSGLVVGIVVAHSVWWREIREEAGGGPFEMPIPIIAGFAVAVLGLAALAARGPARRAAALAPAMAVRHTE, via the coding sequence TTGAAAGGCCTCCGCAAGCTGCCGATGCTCGGGCGGCTCGCGCGGCGATACGCGCTCGGCCACCGCAAGCAGACAGCGCGCGCGGTTCTTGGTCTCGTCGTCGTCACGGTCGTCCTCGTGGGCGGCCTCGGCATGGGCGAGAGCATGACCGCCTCGCTCAAGCGCGCGACGGAATCCGTGTACGGACCGGTCGACATCGTGGCCGAGGGCTGGGCTCCGGCGGGTCGCGATGCGGTCGCGGAGGCGCTCTCGGATCCGGCGCTCGCCCGTTACGGCTTCGCGGGCGCGCCGTCGCTCGCGACCCGCGCGATCGCGGCGCATCCCGCCGCGGGGCTCGCCGAAGGGACGGCGATGATCCGCGGGGCCGAGGCGGGGGAAGCGCGGGCCCTCGGACCGCTCGTGGACCGCGAAGGCCGCGCCGTCGCGGAGCCGCGAGCGGGGCAGGTCGTGCTTTCCGAGACGCTCGCGAAGCGCCTCGGCGCAACGCACGGTTCGAAACTCCGATTCTACGCCGCGCCTCCGGGCTACGACTTCGAACCCCGCGTCGATCGCGAGAACCTCACCGGCGTCGCGGGCCTCCCGCAGAGCCTCGGCGCGCAACACATGGTTGAGGTCCGGAAGGACGCCGTGCTCCTCGCCGTGGGCGTCGGGTGGACCGGGGCGCCGGGGACGACGGTGACGATCAGCGCCCGGGACCCGTCGGGGCGCGTGCACGCGAACGCGAGCGCCGCGTCGCAGACGGAACTTGTGATCGCGGGCGACATCGCGCCCGGGACGTGGGTGATCACCGTGACGGCGACGAACCCCACGCCGTACATCGGGGGACGAGCCGTCGCCTACATCCCCTCCGACCTGTTCTCCCGTTCGCTCGTCCTCGACGCGACGGTGAGCGGCATCGCGGAGGATGGCGGCCGCGTGGGACCGCCGGGCCCGCCTGTCGCCCTCGTGCCGCTTGCGGACCTGCAGGCCGCCGTCCAGTCGGACGACGTCGTGACGCACGTGCTCGCGCGGGCGCCCGTCGATCCCGCGCGGGCCGCGATCGCCCTGGAAACGGCGCTCGAGAAGAAGCACGCGAACTTCCGCGCTTCGGCCGCGAAGCTCGACTCGCTCGAGCGCGCGGAGATGGCCGGAACAGGCATCGCGGGATTCCTCCTCGTCATGGGCGGCTTCACATTGGTCGCGGGCATCCTCCTGGCCTTCGCGCTCTTCAGCGCCCTCGTGGAGTCGCGACGCGCGGAGCTCGGGATCGGCCGCGCGCTCGGCCTCACGCGCGGCAACGTCTCGCTCGCGATGACGCTCGAAGGCGCCATCTACGCGGGTGCCGCGGCCCTCGTGGGCCTCGCGGTGGGCGTCGCGCTCGTCGCGGGCCTGCTCGCGGGCCTCACGGCCGCATTCGAGAGCGAGGGCGCGCCGCGGCTCGTCCTCTCGATCGCCCCGACGACGCTCGGGCTCGCGTTCGTGGTGGGCACGCTCATTCCGCTGGTCACGATCGGCGTCGCGAGCCTCCGCTTTGCGCGCCTCGATCCCGCGCGCGCGATCCGCGGCATCCCGGAAGATCCTCGCGCGCGGCGCCGGTCTGGCCTCGCGGGCGCGATCGCCCTCGCGCTTCCCGGCGCGGCGATGGCCCTCTCGGATCCCTGGCACCTCGCGGGCGTACCGCTCCTCGCGTTCGCCGCGGCGCTCGGACTGTCCGCGTTCCGCCTCGGATGGCTGGGGCTTGCCGTTGCGCTCGCGGGCATGGCGTGGACCCTCCAGTCGCTCTACTCCTTCGACGATTGGACCGGCCGCGGGATGCTCGACCCGATGGTCACGATGCTGCGCGGGGCGATCCTTGCCGTGGGTCTCGCGGCGACGGCGGTCGTCTCGCGTCGCCCGCTCGAATCCCTCGCGCGCCTCGTGAGCCGGGGTAAACGCCGTCGCGCGTCGTTCATCGCGCTGCGCTACCTTGTCGCGAAGCGCGGCTCCGCCGGCCTCACGATGAGCATGATCGCGCTCGTCACCCTCGTCGTGACCGTGATGGGCACGCTCTTCCTCCTGTTCGGCGGCACGATCATGGCCGACCAGGGCGGCTACGACATCGTCGGCGAAACGATGCCAGGCACGCTGATCCCGGAAGCGAACCCGCCCGCCGCGGTCGCGCGCGACGTCGAGGCGTTCGTGATCGTGGCGAGCCACCAGTCGCTCACCGGCATTCCAATCATGGGCGCGAACGACGACGGCGTGAACGTCGACCGGTTCGTGGGCGTCACGGCCGCCTTCGCGGCGACCCAGCGCTTCGAGCTCGTCGATCGTTCGCCGCTCTACGCCACCGACGAAGCCGCCTGGCGCGCCGTCGCGGACGGTCGCGCGATCATCCTGCACGCGTACCTGCCGCTCGAGGACTTCGGCGGCTCGCGCCGCGTCACGCTCGATCCGGGGGGGACGCCGCGCGAGGTCGAGATTGCCGGATGGCTCGGGGAAACGTGGTACGACGGCGCGGTGCTCGTCGCCGATTCCTGGGTGCGCGAGCAGGGCTTCATGCTCTCGACGCGCGCCTACGTTCGGACCGCGGATGGCGCGGACTCGGGCACGGTCGCGCGGGCCCTCACTGCGCATTACGCGGAGCGCGGCCTCGTTTTCACGAGCCTCGAAGAAGAAGGACGACGCATGGCCGCCGGCATGCAGGCGTTCGTCCTCGTGCTCGAATCCTTCCTCGCGCTCGGCCTCTTCGTCGGCCTCGCGGCGACCGGATTCCTCGCGTCGCGCGCGGTGCACGAGCGAGGACGAGAGATCGGGACGCTGCGCGCCCTCGGTTTCGAGGAGCGCGACGTCTCGCGGGCATTCATGATGGAATCGCTCCTCGTCGCCCTGGGAGGGCTCCTCTCCGGTCTCGTCGTCGGCATCGTCGTCGCGCACAGCGTCTGGTGGCGCGAGATCCGCGAGGAGGCGGGCGGCGGGCCTTTCGAGATGCCGATCCCCATCATCGCCGGCTTCGCCGTCGCCGTCCTCGGCCTCGCGGCGCTCGCCGCGCGCGGCCCGGCGCGCCGGGCCGCGGCCCTCGCCCCCGCGATGGCCGTGAGGCACACGGAATGA
- a CDS encoding TlpA disulfide reductase family protein, producing the protein MRRAAAVLGVALLATAFAGCLEAGDGPRVIPAAKRVTATDFTFTAFDGRDHNLSDFRGRTVIVDLMSQSCATCEGESRALQAAARATPDGGASLVLLLFDASPRDPPDWMRDYAERHGFGEVYLGYAPDAVTRTYGAVALDWNLVVDSEGRIAYRDETTTDEAAWRDLLATL; encoded by the coding sequence ATGCGCCGTGCCGCGGCGGTCCTCGGAGTCGCCCTCCTCGCGACAGCCTTCGCGGGGTGCCTCGAGGCCGGGGACGGGCCGCGCGTCATCCCCGCCGCAAAGCGGGTGACGGCAACCGATTTCACGTTCACGGCCTTCGACGGGCGCGACCACAACTTGAGCGACTTCCGCGGGCGCACGGTCATCGTGGATCTGATGAGCCAGTCGTGCGCGACCTGCGAGGGCGAGTCGCGCGCGCTCCAGGCCGCGGCCCGCGCGACCCCCGACGGGGGCGCGTCGCTCGTGCTGCTCCTCTTCGACGCGAGCCCGCGCGACCCGCCCGACTGGATGCGCGACTATGCCGAACGGCACGGGTTTGGCGAGGTATACCTCGGCTACGCGCCCGACGCCGTCACGCGGACGTACGGGGCGGTCGCGCTCGATTGGAACCTCGTCGTCGACTCCGAAGGACGCATCGCGTATCGCGACGAGACGACAACGGACGAGGCGGCGTGGCGCGACCTGCTCGCCACGCTCTAA
- a CDS encoding SRPBCC family protein, which yields MMRTRTFETEVDLAVDPDEAYAFFSAPRNLADLTPPALRFRFIVEPPPAIVPGASLWYLLSIRGFPVLWMTRIVSVDPPRGFVDRQIVGPYLRWIHRHSLDPIAYGTRVRDRIAYAHAGGAFLERRLVRPDLEAIFEFRRTKLLERFGPVVP from the coding sequence ATGATGCGGACGCGGACGTTCGAGACGGAGGTCGACCTCGCCGTGGACCCCGACGAGGCGTACGCGTTCTTCTCGGCGCCTCGCAACCTCGCGGACCTCACGCCGCCCGCGCTGAGGTTTCGCTTCATCGTCGAGCCGCCGCCCGCGATCGTCCCGGGCGCGTCGCTGTGGTATCTCCTGAGCATCCGCGGGTTTCCGGTCCTCTGGATGACGCGCATCGTGTCGGTGGATCCGCCGCGCGGCTTCGTCGACCGCCAGATCGTCGGCCCGTACCTGCGCTGGATCCACCGTCACAGCCTCGACCCGATCGCGTACGGCACCCGGGTTCGCGACCGCATCGCGTATGCCCACGCGGGCGGCGCGTTCCTCGAACGCCGACTCGTGCGCCCGGACCTCGAGGCCATCTTCGAATTCAGGCGGACAAAGCTCCTCGAGCGATTCGGACCCGTTGTCCCTTAG
- a CDS encoding glycosyltransferase has translation MRILMVWPNLETTNACGVRGLAFLRAWREEGADVAIIAHPPTGGGAIPAEADARVVRLFHDKADLWRLPWSDARLDREIRRHKPDVVVASTPAVTVGWQAARAAARARVPFVADVRDLSVEGLRAANGDRLAYRLLDRMEREVFARAAAVTPVSDIMGDDLVSRYGVPRGKIHVVPNGHTFGDAEPSNVAKDIDAILVDTDLDASRRPLEVVDAYARVKREKPDAVFAFLGWRDDLPMSGPVKAKIAALGLAGSVRLLPRVERAEVRATLERSRVGILSLANHPAYRSAVGAKTYEYLALGLPVCVLGLPGDSEARRLVEGAGVGLFASDPDAFADHLTKLIANDAYRERLGRKAREVAKAFDRGSLARRALVEAIAPLARR, from the coding sequence GTGCGCATCCTGATGGTGTGGCCCAACCTGGAGACGACGAACGCCTGCGGCGTGCGCGGGCTCGCGTTCCTCCGGGCCTGGCGCGAGGAGGGCGCCGACGTCGCCATCATCGCGCATCCGCCGACGGGCGGGGGCGCGATTCCCGCGGAAGCGGACGCGCGCGTGGTTCGCCTCTTCCACGACAAGGCCGACCTCTGGCGCCTCCCCTGGAGCGACGCGCGACTGGACCGCGAGATCCGACGCCACAAGCCGGATGTCGTCGTCGCCTCGACGCCCGCCGTCACGGTGGGTTGGCAGGCCGCGCGCGCGGCGGCGCGAGCGCGCGTGCCGTTCGTCGCGGACGTGCGCGATCTCAGCGTCGAGGGGCTGAGAGCGGCGAACGGCGATCGGCTCGCATACAGGCTCCTCGACCGGATGGAGCGAGAGGTCTTCGCGCGGGCCGCCGCCGTGACGCCCGTGAGCGACATCATGGGCGACGACCTCGTCTCCCGCTACGGGGTCCCGCGCGGGAAGATCCACGTGGTTCCGAACGGCCACACGTTCGGCGACGCGGAGCCGTCGAACGTCGCGAAGGACATCGACGCCATTCTCGTGGACACGGACCTCGACGCGAGCCGCCGGCCGCTCGAGGTCGTGGACGCCTACGCGCGGGTGAAGCGGGAGAAGCCCGACGCGGTCTTCGCGTTCCTCGGCTGGCGCGACGACCTCCCGATGTCGGGCCCCGTGAAGGCGAAGATTGCGGCCCTCGGTCTCGCCGGATCGGTGCGACTTCTGCCACGCGTCGAGCGCGCCGAGGTCCGCGCGACGCTCGAGCGGAGCCGGGTCGGCATCCTGTCGCTCGCGAACCATCCCGCCTACAGGAGCGCCGTCGGCGCAAAGACCTATGAGTATCTCGCGCTGGGCCTTCCCGTGTGCGTCCTCGGCCTGCCCGGCGACTCCGAGGCGCGCCGCCTCGTCGAGGGCGCGGGGGTGGGCCTCTTCGCCTCCGATCCGGACGCGTTCGCGGACCATTTGACGAAGCTTATCGCGAACGACGCTTACCGCGAGCGCCTCGGCCGCAAGGCGCGGGAGGTCGCGAAGGCGTTCGACCGCGGGTCGCTCGCGCGGCGCGCGCTCGTCGAGGCGATCGCCCCGCTCGCGCGCCGTTAG